One window of Nymphaea colorata isolate Beijing-Zhang1983 chromosome 1, ASM883128v2, whole genome shotgun sequence genomic DNA carries:
- the LOC116245770 gene encoding protein RRP6-like 3 isoform X5, with amino-acid sequence MNILRPAFSNPCICKVFHGADNDVLWLQRDFHLYVVNLFDTKKACEVLSKPQKSLAYLLETYCGVTANKALQRADWRLRPLPEEMVQYACDDAHYLLYIAECLIKELRQKSTVNKCSYLEDAIRRSNMVTLQLYEKELEASPGDSAAASILWRFPGDGQDVPRKNHNVEKLVRQLCRWRDLMARTHDESLRCVLSDQSIWALATKVPKTEEDVYHTVVQADSKIDAFDTCASFPSPSPILFRHVKDVSCLLQEDINGLDNVFQAIVKQYSWASQNSLVMAYENSLQENLYLKLANKPLCQQNGGKLKEERRKALRELCVQKFSCKAPVYHNCRIYASDGRLLCYCDKKKLEWYLDRDLAKLVEDDPPAIMLLFEPKGRPEDEDNTFYIQSKKNMCVGCGEKSHYLRYRIIPSCYRLHFPEHLKSHRSHDIVLLCVDCHEVAHAAAEKYKKQIAVEFGIPLFVQKIQDSGDERSKLEKAQDEWKSKGGGVSPLQLRTAAMALLRHGSMMPSERREELTSVVKEYFGGREISERDLEAALLVGMSPQEKRRLKKKRGMFQKTATTTSTTTCDEIAAETSTAEEKIIIESNASNGLHLDESVNGNLPKNRSIHANSFSILNSTYIDGDGRTQCSDEMPMRDESVLGANELERPDVSQRQLNIVESSAGATRSSKHDRKLSLLGHGHHGRRVVEAIMSVEGEDGICEFCQRWRQVFVDAIHPRFLPAGWDVKHRGRREFGEYSVYNPVRNLPVH; translated from the exons ATGAATATACTTCGACCTGCTTTTTCAAATCCATGTATTTGCAAG GTGTTTCATGGAGCAGATAACGATGTTCTTTGGCTTCAACGGGACTTCCATCTTTATGTTGTGAACTTATTTGACACAAAGAAG GCATGTGAAGTACTATCTAAACCACAAAAATCTTTGGCATATCTACTTGAAACATATTGCGGAGTAACTGCTAATAAAGCTTTGCAG CGTGCAGATTGGCGTTTGCGTCCACTGCCAGAAGAGATGGTGCAGTATGCTTGTGATGATGCACATTATCTCCTGTACATTGCGGAGTGTCTCATTAAAGAGCTTAGACAAAAATCTACCG TCAATAAATGTAGCTATCTTGAGGATGCCATTCGTCGTTCAAACATGGTCACTTTACAACTGTATGAAAAAGAACTTGAAGCTTCTCCAGGAGATTCTGCAGCTGCTTCTATTTTATGGCGTTTTCCGGGTGACGGTCAAGATGTCCCAAGGAAAAATCATAATGTCGAG AAACTTGTGAGACAGCTTTGCAGATGGAGAGATTTAATG GCTCGCACACATGATGAGAGCTTAAGATGTGTCTTGTCTGACCAATCAATATGGGCTCTTGCAACTAAAGTTccaaaaacagaagaagatgTATATCATACGGTAGTTCAAGCTGATTCTAAGATAGATGCTTTTGATACATGTGCTTCCTTCCCTTCTCCATCACCTATTCTCTTCCGACATGTGAAAGATGTGAGTTGTCTTCTTCAAGAAGACATCAATGGCTTAGATAATGTTTTCCAAGCAATAGTCAAACAGTATTCCTGGGCTAGTCAAAATTCTCTTGTAATGGCTTATGAAAATTCTCTGCAAGAAAACTTATATTTAAAACTAGCAAACAAGCCACTTTGCCAACAAAATGGGGGGAAGCTTAAAGAAGAAAGACGGAAGGCTTTACGTGAACTATGTGTCCAGAAGTTCTCTTGCAAGGCCCCAGTTTATCACAACTGTAGAATTTATGCAAGCGATGGCCGGCTACTTTGTTACTGTGATAAAAAGAAGCTTGAATG GTATCTAGATAGAGATCTAGCGAAGCTTGTTGAAGATGATCCTCCAGCAATAATGCTCCTTTTTGAACCAAAAGGTCGTCCTGAAGATGAAGATAATACATTTTACATTCAGAGCAAGAAAAATATGTGTGTGGGTTGTGGTGAAAAGAGTCATTATTTGCGTTACAGAATAATACCATCATGCTACCGTTTGCACTTTCCTGAACATCTAAAGAGTCACCGTTCACATGATATTGTTCTACTTTGTGTGGATTGTCATGAAGTTGCTCATGCTGCTGCAGAAAAGTATAAAAAGCAAATTGCAGTAGAATTTGGAATTCCTTTGTTTGTACAGAAGATCCAAGATTCAGGAGATGAACGAAGTAAACTAGAAAAAGCTCAAGATGAATGGAAGAGTAAAGGAGGGGGTGTTTCTCCTTTACAGTTGCGAACAGCAGCCATGGCTCTTTTACGACATGGGTCAATGATGCCATCAGAAAGGCGTGAGGAATTAACATCT GTTGTTAAAGAGTATTTTGGTGGAAGGGAAATTTCAGAGAGAGATCTGGAAGCAGCTCTTCTTGTCGGCATGAGTcctcaagaaaaaagaagattaaagaaaaaaagagggatgTTTCAGAAAACTGCTACAACCACTTCTACTACAACATGTGATGAAATTGCTGCTGAAACTTCAACAGCTGAAGAAAAGATAATCATTGAAAGTAATGCCTCAAATGGCTTACATCTTGATGAATCAGTTAATGGGAATCTACCGAAAAATAGGAGTATCCATGCGAACAGTTTTTCTATCCTCAATAGCACTTACATTGATGGTGATGGTAGAACACAATGTTCGGATGAAATGCCTATGAGGGATGAAAGTGTTTTGGGCGCTAATGAGCTTGAAAGACCTGATGTTAGCCAACGTCAGCTTAATATTGTGGAATCTTCAGCTGGCGCTACTCGAAGTTCAAAACATGATCGAAAGTTATCCTTGCTAGGACATGGGCACCACGGTAGGAGAGTTGTGGAAGCTATAATGAGTGTTGAAGGGGAAGATGGTATTTGCGAGTTTTGTCAAAGGTGGCGCCAAGTCTTTGTTGATGCCATTCATCCTCGTTTCTTACCAGCTGGTTGGGATGTAAAGCACCG GGGGCGGCGTGAATTTGGAGAATATAGTGTTTACAATCCCGTCAGAAATCTGCCAGTTCATTGA
- the LOC116245770 gene encoding protein RRP6-like 3 isoform X3: MKKMRTTYVVACLAAVALGLYAYATLHGQKKKGRRRLQCCLEINKKPQSRFKVVLADNSFSPFEHLKREGHKSENFSSLHPYEDQINALLQQPTFPQVTVVSSSGAYAWDSYIWVQTKSELESLAKLLSEEEIFAVDTEQHRLHSFLGFTALMQVSTLKKDYLVDTIALHDVMNILRPAFSNPCICKVFHGADNDVLWLQRDFHLYVVNLFDTKKRADWRLRPLPEEMVQYACDDAHYLLYIAECLIKELRQKSTVNKCSYLEDAIRRSNMVTLQLYEKELEASPGDSAAASILWRFPGDGQDVPRKNHNVEKLVRQLCRWRDLMARTHDESLRCVLSDQSIWALATKVPKTEEDVYHTVVQADSKIDAFDTCASFPSPSPILFRHVKDVSCLLQEDINGLDNVFQAIVKQYSWASQNSLVMAYENSLQENLYLKLANKPLCQQNGGKLKEERRKALRELCVQKFSCKAPVYHNCRIYASDGRLLCYCDKKKLEWYLDRDLAKLVEDDPPAIMLLFEPKGRPEDEDNTFYIQSKKNMCVGCGEKSHYLRYRIIPSCYRLHFPEHLKSHRSHDIVLLCVDCHEVAHAAAEKYKKQIAVEFGIPLFVQKIQDSGDERSKLEKAQDEWKSKGGGVSPLQLRTAAMALLRHGSMMPSERREELTSVVKEYFGGREISERDLEAALLVGMSPQEKRRLKKKRGMFQKTATTTSTTTCDEIAAETSTAEEKIIIESNASNGLHLDESVNGNLPKNRSIHANSFSILNSTYIDGDGRTQCSDEMPMRDESVLGANELERPDVSQRQLNIVESSAGATRSSKHDRKLSLLGHGHHGRRVVEAIMSVEGEDGICEFCQRWRQVFVDAIHPRFLPAGWDVKHRGRREFGEYSVYNPVRNLPVH, translated from the exons GTATGCCTACGCAACCCTCCATGGGCAGAAAAAGAAGGGCAGGCGTCGGTTGCAGTGTTGCCTCGAAATTAACAAGAAGCCACAAAGCAGATTCAAGGTGGTCCTTGCTGATAACTCATTCTCCCCATTCGAGCATCTCAAGAGGGAGGGACACAAATCAG aaaatttttcaagtttacaCCCATATGAGGATCAGATCAATGCGTTGCTGCAGCAGCCCACCTTTCCACAAGTTACTGTTGTCTCAAGTTCAGGGGCATATGCATGGGATTCTTACATATGGGTACAAACTAAGTCTGAGCTGGAGTCTCTCGCAAAACTTTTGAGTGAGGAAGAAATTTTTGCTGTAGATACGGAACAACATAGGTTACACTCTTTTCTTGGCTTTACAGCTCTGATGCAG GTTTCTACTTTGAAGAAAGATTACTTAGTGGACACAATTGCATTACATGATGTGATGAATATACTTCGACCTGCTTTTTCAAATCCATGTATTTGCAAG GTGTTTCATGGAGCAGATAACGATGTTCTTTGGCTTCAACGGGACTTCCATCTTTATGTTGTGAACTTATTTGACACAAAGAAG CGTGCAGATTGGCGTTTGCGTCCACTGCCAGAAGAGATGGTGCAGTATGCTTGTGATGATGCACATTATCTCCTGTACATTGCGGAGTGTCTCATTAAAGAGCTTAGACAAAAATCTACCG TCAATAAATGTAGCTATCTTGAGGATGCCATTCGTCGTTCAAACATGGTCACTTTACAACTGTATGAAAAAGAACTTGAAGCTTCTCCAGGAGATTCTGCAGCTGCTTCTATTTTATGGCGTTTTCCGGGTGACGGTCAAGATGTCCCAAGGAAAAATCATAATGTCGAG AAACTTGTGAGACAGCTTTGCAGATGGAGAGATTTAATG GCTCGCACACATGATGAGAGCTTAAGATGTGTCTTGTCTGACCAATCAATATGGGCTCTTGCAACTAAAGTTccaaaaacagaagaagatgTATATCATACGGTAGTTCAAGCTGATTCTAAGATAGATGCTTTTGATACATGTGCTTCCTTCCCTTCTCCATCACCTATTCTCTTCCGACATGTGAAAGATGTGAGTTGTCTTCTTCAAGAAGACATCAATGGCTTAGATAATGTTTTCCAAGCAATAGTCAAACAGTATTCCTGGGCTAGTCAAAATTCTCTTGTAATGGCTTATGAAAATTCTCTGCAAGAAAACTTATATTTAAAACTAGCAAACAAGCCACTTTGCCAACAAAATGGGGGGAAGCTTAAAGAAGAAAGACGGAAGGCTTTACGTGAACTATGTGTCCAGAAGTTCTCTTGCAAGGCCCCAGTTTATCACAACTGTAGAATTTATGCAAGCGATGGCCGGCTACTTTGTTACTGTGATAAAAAGAAGCTTGAATG GTATCTAGATAGAGATCTAGCGAAGCTTGTTGAAGATGATCCTCCAGCAATAATGCTCCTTTTTGAACCAAAAGGTCGTCCTGAAGATGAAGATAATACATTTTACATTCAGAGCAAGAAAAATATGTGTGTGGGTTGTGGTGAAAAGAGTCATTATTTGCGTTACAGAATAATACCATCATGCTACCGTTTGCACTTTCCTGAACATCTAAAGAGTCACCGTTCACATGATATTGTTCTACTTTGTGTGGATTGTCATGAAGTTGCTCATGCTGCTGCAGAAAAGTATAAAAAGCAAATTGCAGTAGAATTTGGAATTCCTTTGTTTGTACAGAAGATCCAAGATTCAGGAGATGAACGAAGTAAACTAGAAAAAGCTCAAGATGAATGGAAGAGTAAAGGAGGGGGTGTTTCTCCTTTACAGTTGCGAACAGCAGCCATGGCTCTTTTACGACATGGGTCAATGATGCCATCAGAAAGGCGTGAGGAATTAACATCT GTTGTTAAAGAGTATTTTGGTGGAAGGGAAATTTCAGAGAGAGATCTGGAAGCAGCTCTTCTTGTCGGCATGAGTcctcaagaaaaaagaagattaaagaaaaaaagagggatgTTTCAGAAAACTGCTACAACCACTTCTACTACAACATGTGATGAAATTGCTGCTGAAACTTCAACAGCTGAAGAAAAGATAATCATTGAAAGTAATGCCTCAAATGGCTTACATCTTGATGAATCAGTTAATGGGAATCTACCGAAAAATAGGAGTATCCATGCGAACAGTTTTTCTATCCTCAATAGCACTTACATTGATGGTGATGGTAGAACACAATGTTCGGATGAAATGCCTATGAGGGATGAAAGTGTTTTGGGCGCTAATGAGCTTGAAAGACCTGATGTTAGCCAACGTCAGCTTAATATTGTGGAATCTTCAGCTGGCGCTACTCGAAGTTCAAAACATGATCGAAAGTTATCCTTGCTAGGACATGGGCACCACGGTAGGAGAGTTGTGGAAGCTATAATGAGTGTTGAAGGGGAAGATGGTATTTGCGAGTTTTGTCAAAGGTGGCGCCAAGTCTTTGTTGATGCCATTCATCCTCGTTTCTTACCAGCTGGTTGGGATGTAAAGCACCG GGGGCGGCGTGAATTTGGAGAATATAGTGTTTACAATCCCGTCAGAAATCTGCCAGTTCATTGA
- the LOC116245770 gene encoding protein RRP6-like 3 isoform X1 — MKKMRTTYVVACLAAVALGLYAYATLHGQKKKGRRRLQCCLEINKKPQSRFKVVLADNSFSPFEHLKREGHKSENFSSLHPYEDQINALLQQPTFPQVTVVSSSGAYAWDSYIWVQTKSELESLAKLLSEEEIFAVDTEQHRLHSFLGFTALMQVSTLKKDYLVDTIALHDVMNILRPAFSNPCICKVFHGADNDVLWLQRDFHLYVVNLFDTKKACEVLSKPQKSLAYLLETYCGVTANKALQRADWRLRPLPEEMVQYACDDAHYLLYIAECLIKELRQKSTVNKCSYLEDAIRRSNMVTLQLYEKELEASPGDSAAASILWRFPGDGQDVPRKNHNVEKLVRQLCRWRDLMARTHDESLRCVLSDQSIWALATKVPKTEEDVYHTVVQADSKIDAFDTCASFPSPSPILFRHVKDVSCLLQEDINGLDNVFQAIVKQYSWASQNSLVMAYENSLQENLYLKLANKPLCQQNGGKLKEERRKALRELCVQKFSCKAPVYHNCRIYASDGRLLCYCDKKKLEWYLDRDLAKLVEDDPPAIMLLFEPKGRPEDEDNTFYIQSKKNMCVGCGEKSHYLRYRIIPSCYRLHFPEHLKSHRSHDIVLLCVDCHEVAHAAAEKYKKQIAVEFGIPLFVQKIQDSGDERSKLEKAQDEWKSKGGGVSPLQLRTAAMALLRHGSMMPSERREELTSVVKEYFGGREISERDLEAALLVGMSPQEKRRLKKKRGMFQKTATTTSTTTCDEIAAETSTAEEKIIIESNASNGLHLDESVNGNLPKNRSIHANSFSILNSTYIDGDGRTQCSDEMPMRDESVLGANELERPDVSQRQLNIVESSAGATRSSKHDRKLSLLGHGHHGRRVVEAIMSVEGEDGICEFCQRWRQVFVDAIHPRFLPAGWDVKHRGRREFGEYSVYNPVRNLPVH; from the exons GTATGCCTACGCAACCCTCCATGGGCAGAAAAAGAAGGGCAGGCGTCGGTTGCAGTGTTGCCTCGAAATTAACAAGAAGCCACAAAGCAGATTCAAGGTGGTCCTTGCTGATAACTCATTCTCCCCATTCGAGCATCTCAAGAGGGAGGGACACAAATCAG aaaatttttcaagtttacaCCCATATGAGGATCAGATCAATGCGTTGCTGCAGCAGCCCACCTTTCCACAAGTTACTGTTGTCTCAAGTTCAGGGGCATATGCATGGGATTCTTACATATGGGTACAAACTAAGTCTGAGCTGGAGTCTCTCGCAAAACTTTTGAGTGAGGAAGAAATTTTTGCTGTAGATACGGAACAACATAGGTTACACTCTTTTCTTGGCTTTACAGCTCTGATGCAG GTTTCTACTTTGAAGAAAGATTACTTAGTGGACACAATTGCATTACATGATGTGATGAATATACTTCGACCTGCTTTTTCAAATCCATGTATTTGCAAG GTGTTTCATGGAGCAGATAACGATGTTCTTTGGCTTCAACGGGACTTCCATCTTTATGTTGTGAACTTATTTGACACAAAGAAG GCATGTGAAGTACTATCTAAACCACAAAAATCTTTGGCATATCTACTTGAAACATATTGCGGAGTAACTGCTAATAAAGCTTTGCAG CGTGCAGATTGGCGTTTGCGTCCACTGCCAGAAGAGATGGTGCAGTATGCTTGTGATGATGCACATTATCTCCTGTACATTGCGGAGTGTCTCATTAAAGAGCTTAGACAAAAATCTACCG TCAATAAATGTAGCTATCTTGAGGATGCCATTCGTCGTTCAAACATGGTCACTTTACAACTGTATGAAAAAGAACTTGAAGCTTCTCCAGGAGATTCTGCAGCTGCTTCTATTTTATGGCGTTTTCCGGGTGACGGTCAAGATGTCCCAAGGAAAAATCATAATGTCGAG AAACTTGTGAGACAGCTTTGCAGATGGAGAGATTTAATG GCTCGCACACATGATGAGAGCTTAAGATGTGTCTTGTCTGACCAATCAATATGGGCTCTTGCAACTAAAGTTccaaaaacagaagaagatgTATATCATACGGTAGTTCAAGCTGATTCTAAGATAGATGCTTTTGATACATGTGCTTCCTTCCCTTCTCCATCACCTATTCTCTTCCGACATGTGAAAGATGTGAGTTGTCTTCTTCAAGAAGACATCAATGGCTTAGATAATGTTTTCCAAGCAATAGTCAAACAGTATTCCTGGGCTAGTCAAAATTCTCTTGTAATGGCTTATGAAAATTCTCTGCAAGAAAACTTATATTTAAAACTAGCAAACAAGCCACTTTGCCAACAAAATGGGGGGAAGCTTAAAGAAGAAAGACGGAAGGCTTTACGTGAACTATGTGTCCAGAAGTTCTCTTGCAAGGCCCCAGTTTATCACAACTGTAGAATTTATGCAAGCGATGGCCGGCTACTTTGTTACTGTGATAAAAAGAAGCTTGAATG GTATCTAGATAGAGATCTAGCGAAGCTTGTTGAAGATGATCCTCCAGCAATAATGCTCCTTTTTGAACCAAAAGGTCGTCCTGAAGATGAAGATAATACATTTTACATTCAGAGCAAGAAAAATATGTGTGTGGGTTGTGGTGAAAAGAGTCATTATTTGCGTTACAGAATAATACCATCATGCTACCGTTTGCACTTTCCTGAACATCTAAAGAGTCACCGTTCACATGATATTGTTCTACTTTGTGTGGATTGTCATGAAGTTGCTCATGCTGCTGCAGAAAAGTATAAAAAGCAAATTGCAGTAGAATTTGGAATTCCTTTGTTTGTACAGAAGATCCAAGATTCAGGAGATGAACGAAGTAAACTAGAAAAAGCTCAAGATGAATGGAAGAGTAAAGGAGGGGGTGTTTCTCCTTTACAGTTGCGAACAGCAGCCATGGCTCTTTTACGACATGGGTCAATGATGCCATCAGAAAGGCGTGAGGAATTAACATCT GTTGTTAAAGAGTATTTTGGTGGAAGGGAAATTTCAGAGAGAGATCTGGAAGCAGCTCTTCTTGTCGGCATGAGTcctcaagaaaaaagaagattaaagaaaaaaagagggatgTTTCAGAAAACTGCTACAACCACTTCTACTACAACATGTGATGAAATTGCTGCTGAAACTTCAACAGCTGAAGAAAAGATAATCATTGAAAGTAATGCCTCAAATGGCTTACATCTTGATGAATCAGTTAATGGGAATCTACCGAAAAATAGGAGTATCCATGCGAACAGTTTTTCTATCCTCAATAGCACTTACATTGATGGTGATGGTAGAACACAATGTTCGGATGAAATGCCTATGAGGGATGAAAGTGTTTTGGGCGCTAATGAGCTTGAAAGACCTGATGTTAGCCAACGTCAGCTTAATATTGTGGAATCTTCAGCTGGCGCTACTCGAAGTTCAAAACATGATCGAAAGTTATCCTTGCTAGGACATGGGCACCACGGTAGGAGAGTTGTGGAAGCTATAATGAGTGTTGAAGGGGAAGATGGTATTTGCGAGTTTTGTCAAAGGTGGCGCCAAGTCTTTGTTGATGCCATTCATCCTCGTTTCTTACCAGCTGGTTGGGATGTAAAGCACCG GGGGCGGCGTGAATTTGGAGAATATAGTGTTTACAATCCCGTCAGAAATCTGCCAGTTCATTGA
- the LOC116245770 gene encoding protein RRP6-like 3 isoform X4, whose translation MKKMRTTYVVACLAAVALGLYAYATLHGQKKKGRRRLQCCLEINKKPQSRFKVVLADNSFSPFEHLKREGHKSENFSSLHPYEDQINALLQQPTFPQVTVVSSSGAYAWDSYIWVSTLKKDYLVDTIALHDVMNILRPAFSNPCICKVFHGADNDVLWLQRDFHLYVVNLFDTKKACEVLSKPQKSLAYLLETYCGVTANKALQRADWRLRPLPEEMVQYACDDAHYLLYIAECLIKELRQKSTVNKCSYLEDAIRRSNMVTLQLYEKELEASPGDSAAASILWRFPGDGQDVPRKNHNVEKLVRQLCRWRDLMARTHDESLRCVLSDQSIWALATKVPKTEEDVYHTVVQADSKIDAFDTCASFPSPSPILFRHVKDVSCLLQEDINGLDNVFQAIVKQYSWASQNSLVMAYENSLQENLYLKLANKPLCQQNGGKLKEERRKALRELCVQKFSCKAPVYHNCRIYASDGRLLCYCDKKKLEWYLDRDLAKLVEDDPPAIMLLFEPKGRPEDEDNTFYIQSKKNMCVGCGEKSHYLRYRIIPSCYRLHFPEHLKSHRSHDIVLLCVDCHEVAHAAAEKYKKQIAVEFGIPLFVQKIQDSGDERSKLEKAQDEWKSKGGGVSPLQLRTAAMALLRHGSMMPSERREELTSVVKEYFGGREISERDLEAALLVGMSPQEKRRLKKKRGMFQKTATTTSTTTCDEIAAETSTAEEKIIIESNASNGLHLDESVNGNLPKNRSIHANSFSILNSTYIDGDGRTQCSDEMPMRDESVLGANELERPDVSQRQLNIVESSAGATRSSKHDRKLSLLGHGHHGRRVVEAIMSVEGEDGICEFCQRWRQVFVDAIHPRFLPAGWDVKHRGRREFGEYSVYNPVRNLPVH comes from the exons GTATGCCTACGCAACCCTCCATGGGCAGAAAAAGAAGGGCAGGCGTCGGTTGCAGTGTTGCCTCGAAATTAACAAGAAGCCACAAAGCAGATTCAAGGTGGTCCTTGCTGATAACTCATTCTCCCCATTCGAGCATCTCAAGAGGGAGGGACACAAATCAG aaaatttttcaagtttacaCCCATATGAGGATCAGATCAATGCGTTGCTGCAGCAGCCCACCTTTCCACAAGTTACTGTTGTCTCAAGTTCAGGGGCATATGCATGGGATTCTTACATATGG GTTTCTACTTTGAAGAAAGATTACTTAGTGGACACAATTGCATTACATGATGTGATGAATATACTTCGACCTGCTTTTTCAAATCCATGTATTTGCAAG GTGTTTCATGGAGCAGATAACGATGTTCTTTGGCTTCAACGGGACTTCCATCTTTATGTTGTGAACTTATTTGACACAAAGAAG GCATGTGAAGTACTATCTAAACCACAAAAATCTTTGGCATATCTACTTGAAACATATTGCGGAGTAACTGCTAATAAAGCTTTGCAG CGTGCAGATTGGCGTTTGCGTCCACTGCCAGAAGAGATGGTGCAGTATGCTTGTGATGATGCACATTATCTCCTGTACATTGCGGAGTGTCTCATTAAAGAGCTTAGACAAAAATCTACCG TCAATAAATGTAGCTATCTTGAGGATGCCATTCGTCGTTCAAACATGGTCACTTTACAACTGTATGAAAAAGAACTTGAAGCTTCTCCAGGAGATTCTGCAGCTGCTTCTATTTTATGGCGTTTTCCGGGTGACGGTCAAGATGTCCCAAGGAAAAATCATAATGTCGAG AAACTTGTGAGACAGCTTTGCAGATGGAGAGATTTAATG GCTCGCACACATGATGAGAGCTTAAGATGTGTCTTGTCTGACCAATCAATATGGGCTCTTGCAACTAAAGTTccaaaaacagaagaagatgTATATCATACGGTAGTTCAAGCTGATTCTAAGATAGATGCTTTTGATACATGTGCTTCCTTCCCTTCTCCATCACCTATTCTCTTCCGACATGTGAAAGATGTGAGTTGTCTTCTTCAAGAAGACATCAATGGCTTAGATAATGTTTTCCAAGCAATAGTCAAACAGTATTCCTGGGCTAGTCAAAATTCTCTTGTAATGGCTTATGAAAATTCTCTGCAAGAAAACTTATATTTAAAACTAGCAAACAAGCCACTTTGCCAACAAAATGGGGGGAAGCTTAAAGAAGAAAGACGGAAGGCTTTACGTGAACTATGTGTCCAGAAGTTCTCTTGCAAGGCCCCAGTTTATCACAACTGTAGAATTTATGCAAGCGATGGCCGGCTACTTTGTTACTGTGATAAAAAGAAGCTTGAATG GTATCTAGATAGAGATCTAGCGAAGCTTGTTGAAGATGATCCTCCAGCAATAATGCTCCTTTTTGAACCAAAAGGTCGTCCTGAAGATGAAGATAATACATTTTACATTCAGAGCAAGAAAAATATGTGTGTGGGTTGTGGTGAAAAGAGTCATTATTTGCGTTACAGAATAATACCATCATGCTACCGTTTGCACTTTCCTGAACATCTAAAGAGTCACCGTTCACATGATATTGTTCTACTTTGTGTGGATTGTCATGAAGTTGCTCATGCTGCTGCAGAAAAGTATAAAAAGCAAATTGCAGTAGAATTTGGAATTCCTTTGTTTGTACAGAAGATCCAAGATTCAGGAGATGAACGAAGTAAACTAGAAAAAGCTCAAGATGAATGGAAGAGTAAAGGAGGGGGTGTTTCTCCTTTACAGTTGCGAACAGCAGCCATGGCTCTTTTACGACATGGGTCAATGATGCCATCAGAAAGGCGTGAGGAATTAACATCT GTTGTTAAAGAGTATTTTGGTGGAAGGGAAATTTCAGAGAGAGATCTGGAAGCAGCTCTTCTTGTCGGCATGAGTcctcaagaaaaaagaagattaaagaaaaaaagagggatgTTTCAGAAAACTGCTACAACCACTTCTACTACAACATGTGATGAAATTGCTGCTGAAACTTCAACAGCTGAAGAAAAGATAATCATTGAAAGTAATGCCTCAAATGGCTTACATCTTGATGAATCAGTTAATGGGAATCTACCGAAAAATAGGAGTATCCATGCGAACAGTTTTTCTATCCTCAATAGCACTTACATTGATGGTGATGGTAGAACACAATGTTCGGATGAAATGCCTATGAGGGATGAAAGTGTTTTGGGCGCTAATGAGCTTGAAAGACCTGATGTTAGCCAACGTCAGCTTAATATTGTGGAATCTTCAGCTGGCGCTACTCGAAGTTCAAAACATGATCGAAAGTTATCCTTGCTAGGACATGGGCACCACGGTAGGAGAGTTGTGGAAGCTATAATGAGTGTTGAAGGGGAAGATGGTATTTGCGAGTTTTGTCAAAGGTGGCGCCAAGTCTTTGTTGATGCCATTCATCCTCGTTTCTTACCAGCTGGTTGGGATGTAAAGCACCG GGGGCGGCGTGAATTTGGAGAATATAGTGTTTACAATCCCGTCAGAAATCTGCCAGTTCATTGA